Part of the Puntigrus tetrazona isolate hp1 unplaced genomic scaffold, ASM1883169v1 S000000916, whole genome shotgun sequence genome, ATTGTTTTCAATTCTGCGCATGAAacacaattataatattttttactctcCTAAAACATTGAAGAAACACTGGGCTAGATCTTATGTTACCATTTCACTGCGCAAAGTGACTAATGATGTTGTCAAAATATCACAAAGAGCATTTCGCATTTTATTGTTCTGTTGtatgtagcattgtttttcctgCTCTGCGTGAAACACCATTCTAAATAATGCACTATTTATCAGATGTTTAGTGGTATACGTTTACTATGAAAAATTATAAACCATTTAGAGTGTGGCtaaagtgatatatatattcagtgctATTTTCCAATGCTGGCTTCTTGATACTGacctttctctttcttcagtCAGGACTCACGCATGCAGCCCTGACCCACACGGACGAAAGGGTGGATGCTCGCATATCTGTCTCCTGAGCCACAACTACAAATCACGCGTGTGCCGCTGCCGGACTGGCCACGTCCTTGCCAGCGACGGGAAGTCATGCAAAAGTGAGGGTCACAAAAAACAATCTCTCTTTTCTGTCTCTTCCTCCCGGAGCTCCCAGGCGTCTGATTAGCTCTGGGAGACTGGTCTCTCATGTAAATGGTTTTAGGGGTATTCCCAATGGAAGAGGTGCTGCTATCTGAAACCGTATATCAGATGGATGGCCCTCGTGGGTTTGTCGAAATGGAAATTTATGACCAAATTTATGGAGCCGCAAGACGCTGAAGAATGGACATGTTTCTGTGATTAATAGTCCACGTTCAACACATTAGGGCGGAATACATGGGAAATTGATATGTTTTGTCTCTTGGCATCAGGTTCATTGACTATctaagaatgtgtgtgtgtgtgtgtgtgtcgttgtGTGTGAAGGAAgacaaaagattttaaaaggagtttttcaGACCGTGAATTACCGCAGGATCTGGCATAAGCAAGCccaaaatttaataatttgtaaaacattGTGACATTGTAACATAACCTAACAATGGCCTAACAATGCATATAAACCCCCTAACCATAAAACTTTCCTGTTTCTGCcactattaaaattattttagtagcTTATGACTGTTTCCCTATATTGTCTCAGAATTGCTTGTTTAAATCtcactatttatatatttatataaaaaagtcagaattgcagtatataaactcataattgcaaggggataaaaagtcacaattatcttttaagctttttttattcagtggtggaaacAGGCTTTCATACAATTCCGAGTTCATACCGTGCAGTTATTTTTCCCCTCaggattttaagaaaaaaagtctgaattgtaaGATAAAAAGCGGCAgtagcattgttttttgttctgcGGCAGAAAGTGCGTTTCATACTTGACCCTAACCATGATTGCTACTTAAAGTTGTACCTTTTTGTATAAACCAGATATGACAATTTGTCACCTTCTCTGAATTACTCTGAAGTTGTCAAGAGTGTGTTGGCGTGTCATCAGGTGACTTCCCACTTTTACATCCATTGATATTATTCATCACCGCTATGTGTCATCCATATATAATGATGCGCGTCAAATGGGGGCAAAAATCGTCTATTTTATAGTGGTTTTCAATGTGGCTCCTCCAATcgagttgttttgtttttatctcaaGTGTTACTGAATGTGAAGCTGTTTTTGAACTGTAGCCAGACTCGTCATTCATTCGTTATATGAATAAGTTGAAGTACCattcatttgtaaattatttaatttactggaTTATACAAGAACAGGACATGGTTATTTAAAGCAGTTCACACAAGAATGAAATTCCTGTCTCTCTTACCCACATGGAAGTCAATAACATTGAACATAATTCATTCTCACATCTTGCGAACAAACtttatgaaataaaacttaAGAGCAATGGAGTGGCACAAAGGAATCATTTGGGCTCGAAAAACAaagttcaaaaacaaataatggtTCTTGTTGTGTTCCTCTATCACTTCATCCTGGTTTCTTCCTCTTGTCTCTCTGGATCTCACTGGATCTCAGacctaataataattacaatcaTCCTCTCCACTGCAGCCCATAAGTAATGAATTTTGAAAACATTGCGCGAACATGTCTGTCTCTTTGCTGCCCCCACTTTGGACCTTGTTTGTCCCCAGTTACTTCTAcactcacacttacacacactcagatACAATTACAAACACAATGTAACTGCTTGCACCAAAAGATGATTGATTCCATAGAATCGAATCAGTGGAACTAATTCTGGTTTTAATTAAGCTAATGTAATTAGCTTGAGCCTCTCGCTTTGgatacatttttgtcaaagGCTTTAATTTGCAGAACTGAATTGAAAACGGAGGCTAATTATGTCAATTAATTAAGCTCTGACAGTACTGTGGCAGAAGGCTTATTACGTTACGCCATTGCGTTTGTTTACTTTGGGTAATCGTGTATTCGCAGAACCAAAGAACGAGCTGTTCCTGTTTTACGGAAAAGGACGGCCTGGGGTTATCAGAGGTCTGGATATGAATATCAAGTCTGGAGATGAACATTTGATTCAAATCGAAGGGCTCGTGAGTCCCAGAGCGTTGGATTTCCATGCAGAAAGTAGCTACATCTACTTTGCCGACACCACAAGCTTCCTAATTGGACGGCAGAAGATTGACGGAACCGCTCGGGAGACGATCCTTAAGGACGGTATGTTTACTATGTATTCTCAGAGATTAATGTTGGATCCTGTGTAATTCTGTTAAAGCGTACCGCAGTTTTATTGCGTAAAAAAGCTCTTAAATATTCTCTAACGAACTCATTTTCGCTTCGGCTCGGTGATGAATCATCTGTGCAACCATGCGGCATGGTACGGTAGAATCAGGCCACCTGTACTTGAGCACTTCTGTTGCCGTTGTTTTCAAAATGGGAAGTTATTTATCATACATTTTGTGCAATTCAGTCGTCAGGGAAGCTCACCGGTCGATACCGCATAATTTCGCTGGGAAGAATTAGAGGAGGACAGTGATTAATTGAGTTGTCTTTGATGTTATCAGgctaaaagaacaacattttctcaatttctttctgctctctctttctccagagCTAGATAATGTTGAGGGTATTTCGGTGGACTGGATAGGTAATAACCTGTTCTGGACAAATGACGGTTATAGAAAGACCATCAGCGTGGCTGGGCTGGACCGGCCCTCGCAGACCAGGAGAACGCTTTTAGAAGGCAATATGTCTCATCCCAGGGCCATTGTTGTGGATCCACTAAATGGGTAAGCCCATGATACCTTTCCTGCTTACAGAAGCATTTAAAAGATTCTTCTGCAGGGATTTCAGTCTGTTAAAGCCTTGGATGAAATCCAGCCATTTAGAGTGCAATGGGGGCAGGATGTTTGCCCTTTGCGCTTAGAGATTTCATCAAGAAATTAATTCAGGTCTGGAAATGGGGGTTGGGATTGAAATGGGGGGGCTCGGAGTCCAAtgtgattttcatattttatccattttaaagACTATACGAAAGCAATCCCAGTTCTGCACATAACTTTATTTGCCACAAAAACTGTAGACTACAGTCAATAGAAATGCTTCTCAGGATCGTGAAAGCAGACTGCAGCTTTTGTCATTCATGGTAACAATTGAAGTGTAGAGACTATGTAACTAATAGATTCAGTGTACGATGTTGAGAGCTTCATTATAATGAAAGTTTGATGAACTAGAGAGAGTAACAGCTTTTTAAGAGAGTTTGCAATGTGCAGTGTTGAATAGaatttatataatagttttataacTTTTCTTTTATACAAAAGATAATATTAAGTGACTTATATTTTAGGAAGACTGTTGTCTATTCTTCTCTATTTCATCA contains:
- the LOC122335886 gene encoding low-density lipoprotein receptor-related protein 1B-like — translated: RTHACSPDPHGRKGGCSHICLLSHNYKSRVCRCRTGHVLASDGKSCKKPKNELFLFYGKGRPGVIRGLDMNIKSGDEHLIQIEGLVSPRALDFHAESSYIYFADTTSFLIGRQKIDGTARETILKDELDNVEGISVDWIGNNLFWTNDGYRKTISVAGLDRPSQTRRTLLEGNMSHPRAIVVDPLNGWMYWTDWEEDELIDSRGRIEKAWMDGSQRQIFVTSNMLWPNGLTLDHSSSVMYWCDAYYDHIEKIYLNGSHRTVMYSGKELNHPFGIAHFQNYIFWTDYMNASIFRLDLSSSDVALMRAERPPLFGIQVYDPQSQKGNNQCSANHGGCGSSALCLATPAGRICACADGQHLEKDNVTCS